The Candidatus Nitrosocosmicus franklandus genome contains a region encoding:
- a CDS encoding replication factor C small subunit, protein MEKQQKSKEISDIMWVEKYRPTRLDQIINQKEIVQGLENLLKKPNELPHLLFTGPAGIGKTTTALCLARQILGENWKRDTLELNASDERGIKMVRERVKEFASIMKLSLKQDIDEKPFKIIILDEADEMTSEAQTALRRIIEDSAKTTRFIFICNYLSQIIEPIQSRCVIFRFSKVSEDEIVKYLKNICANEGVKVEEKALHKIYEHTNGDLRYSINILQAAAASGNVNMQHVQNAIGISGKSKIAEIINLAVNAKFNESRIKLLELLNVYGVSETDFLKYANEEIYKLELKDPFEVSTMVAEYDYRLANGAHPEIQLAAFLAQLGRLNVKRQS, encoded by the coding sequence ATGGAAAAACAGCAGAAGTCTAAGGAAATTTCTGATATTATGTGGGTGGAAAAATACAGACCAACCCGTTTAGATCAAATCATCAATCAAAAGGAAATTGTCCAAGGGCTAGAAAATTTGTTAAAAAAACCCAACGAACTGCCCCATTTGCTATTTACTGGACCTGCAGGTATAGGTAAAACTACAACAGCTTTATGTTTAGCTAGACAGATTTTAGGAGAAAACTGGAAGAGAGATACATTAGAACTAAATGCATCTGATGAGAGAGGAATCAAAATGGTTCGCGAAAGAGTAAAGGAATTTGCCTCGATAATGAAACTTTCTCTAAAACAAGATATAGATGAGAAACCATTTAAAATTATTATACTAGATGAAGCGGATGAAATGACATCGGAAGCACAGACTGCCTTAAGAAGGATAATAGAAGATAGTGCTAAGACAACCAGATTTATTTTCATTTGTAACTATTTGTCTCAAATAATTGAGCCTATACAAAGTAGATGTGTAATTTTCCGATTTTCTAAAGTTTCGGAAGATGAAATAGTAAAATATTTGAAGAATATCTGTGCAAATGAGGGAGTAAAGGTAGAAGAGAAAGCTCTACACAAAATTTATGAACATACCAATGGGGATCTTAGATATTCGATAAATATTTTACAAGCTGCCGCTGCAAGTGGAAATGTAAATATGCAGCATGTTCAAAATGCTATAGGTATTTCAGGGAAAAGCAAGATAGCAGAAATAATTAATTTGGCCGTTAACGCGAAATTTAATGAATCAAGAATAAAATTATTAGAATTATTAAACGTATACGGAGTTTCAGAAACAGATTTTCTAAAGTATGCTAATGAAGAGATTTATAAGCTTGAATTAAAAGACCCTTTTGAAGTATCAACCATGGTTGCAGAGTATGACTACAGACTTGCAAATGGTGCACATCCTGAAATTCAATTGGCAGCCTTTTTGGCACAGCTTGGAAGACTAAATGTAAAGAGACAGTCATAA
- a CDS encoding 7-carboxy-7-deazaguanine synthase QueE: MPIINPRIEIHNNDSNNNENYTIDDQEELDKVQLNEVFVSIEGEGIFAGTKTLFIRFSGCHLRCYWCDTKYSLSPKSGKTYTIGEAKHLIYRKLQPNIFKVNFTGGEPLLQPLSLVTLANFIKNELNMKTYLESSCYDWQRFKSVLPYFDICKIEFKTSDSKVIEPKFYDELIQNELKCLELALSRKDKISFVKIVFTKSTNVNEIRELTNKIFKSSNIDNLSGITLQPSYQYDSPSAEQILKIYDEVYPYCKDVRVIPQMHKMLDMN, translated from the coding sequence ATGCCAATCATTAATCCCAGAATTGAGATCCATAATAATGATAGTAACAATAACGAAAATTATACCATAGATGATCAGGAAGAACTTGACAAGGTCCAATTAAATGAGGTGTTTGTAAGTATCGAAGGCGAAGGTATATTTGCAGGTACAAAAACCTTGTTCATCCGGTTCTCAGGATGTCATCTCAGATGCTATTGGTGTGATACGAAATATTCCCTATCACCCAAGAGTGGAAAAACCTATACCATAGGTGAAGCTAAACATCTCATATACAGAAAGCTTCAGCCGAATATTTTTAAAGTAAATTTTACTGGAGGAGAACCATTATTACAACCCTTATCTTTGGTTACCCTAGCAAATTTCATTAAAAATGAGTTAAATATGAAAACTTATCTTGAGTCATCTTGTTATGATTGGCAAAGATTCAAATCCGTTCTGCCATATTTTGATATTTGTAAAATTGAATTTAAAACTTCTGATTCAAAAGTAATTGAACCTAAATTCTATGATGAGTTGATTCAGAATGAATTGAAATGTTTGGAATTGGCATTAAGCAGGAAGGATAAGATTTCCTTTGTAAAAATTGTATTTACAAAATCAACAAACGTCAATGAAATTAGAGAATTAACAAATAAGATCTTTAAATCCTCCAATATTGATAATTTAAGTGGTATAACACTTCAACCTAGTTATCAATATGATTCTCCTTCTGCTGAACAAATTTTAAAAATCTATGATGAAGTATACCCTTATTGTAAGGATGTAAGAGTTATCCCACAAATGCACAAAATGTTGGACATGAATTAG
- a CDS encoding 7-cyano-7-deazaguanine synthase, with product MIQKSDSIGNFSKAVCIFSGGLDSISTTAYLRNLGLDVYLISFNYGQRASNELAVAKRFSKLLKSKKHEIVDISFLKALLGKTNILTNSRSKIPSKFDYSMVVPLRNTVFLTIASVWATSLDVPLIAYGAHSGDTLYPDCRPSFTRSLEKLLNLSEIDGIAAGIRNKLHIWSPAIDKISKSELLLMGYETLGNRIFETWSCYTGTGNYNYKNNAVTVGNVDIQCGVCESCMNRKDAFLKAGLEDKTLYANH from the coding sequence TTGATACAAAAGTCTGATTCCATAGGTAATTTTTCAAAGGCTGTTTGTATATTTAGTGGAGGCCTAGATTCTATAAGCACTACTGCTTACCTAAGAAATTTGGGATTAGATGTATATTTGATTTCTTTTAATTATGGGCAACGTGCATCCAATGAACTTGCTGTTGCAAAACGCTTTTCCAAATTATTAAAAAGTAAGAAACACGAAATAGTTGATATATCATTCCTAAAAGCTCTTTTAGGAAAAACAAACATACTTACGAATTCAAGATCCAAAATCCCTTCAAAGTTTGATTATAGCATGGTAGTACCATTAAGAAATACAGTTTTTTTGACCATTGCATCAGTATGGGCTACTTCTTTGGATGTTCCACTCATAGCGTATGGTGCTCATTCCGGTGATACGTTGTATCCTGATTGTCGTCCCTCATTCACACGCTCACTAGAAAAACTACTTAACTTGTCTGAAATTGATGGGATTGCTGCAGGAATAAGAAACAAACTTCATATTTGGTCACCTGCAATAGATAAAATAAGCAAATCAGAGTTACTTTTGATGGGGTATGAAACATTGGGAAATAGAATTTTTGAAACTTGGAGTTGTTATACGGGAACGGGTAATTATAACTATAAGAACAATGCTGTGACCGTGGGCAATGTAGATATACAATGTGGGGTATGTGAATCTTGTATGAATAGAAAAGATGCATTTTTGAAAGCAGGTCTTGAGGATAAAACACTATATGCCAATCATTAA